One genomic region from Manis pentadactyla isolate mManPen7 chromosome 12, mManPen7.hap1, whole genome shotgun sequence encodes:
- the ABCA7 gene encoding phospholipid-transporting ATPase ABCA7 isoform X4 has translation MAFRTQLMLLLWKNFLYRRRQPVQLLVELLWPLFLFFILVAVRHSHPPLEQHECHFPNKPLPSAGTVPWLQGLICNMNNTCFPHPTPGEEPGVLSNFNGSLVSRLLADARTILGGPSAHRMLTSLGKLMPTLRAAQGAAWPQPSDQPQEGPPLATEVLGTVLQGESLGSVSGQVQESMGSFVEAAKDLAQELLALPSLAELRALLQRPRGTGSPLEAVSEVLCSATGPSVPGGLSFSWYEASELKELVGQELEPALPNRGLSPACTELMGALDTHPMSRLLWRRLKPLVLGKLLFAPDTPFTRQLMAKVNQTFQELALLKDIQEVWEVLGPQLFTFMNNSANVARLQRLLQIQVKGRRRPGPRGQDWTQALQAFLDPLGSDYSWQKAHAEVGHLVGMLGRVMECVNLDKLEAAPSEAALVARALELLAERRFWAGVVVLGPADAADPSHFLEPGHVRIKIRMDIDDVTRTNKIRDRFWDPGPAADPLTDLRYVWGGFVYLQDLLERAAVHVLSGSTPRAALYLQQMPYPCYVDDAFLRVLSRSLPLFLTLAWIYSVALTVKAVVREKETRLRCTMRAMGLSGLVLWVSWFLSCLGPFFLSTVLLVLVLKLGDILPYSHPVVLFVFLAAFAVATVAQSFLLSAFFSRANLAAACGGLAYFVLYLPYVLCVAWRDQLPVGGRVAVSLLSPVAFGFGCESLALLEEQGEGAQWYNMGTGPAADVFSLAQVSGLLLLDAVLYGLATWYLEAVCPGQYGIPEPWDFPFRRSYWFGPQPPKYPAPPPAPQDPEVLVEGAPPGLIPGVSVRGLEKHFPSNPQPALRGLSLDFYQGQITAFLGHNGAGKTTTLSILSGLFPPTGGSAYILGHDVQSSMAAIRPHLGICPQYNVLFDMLTVDEHVWFYGRLKGLSAAAVGPEQDRLLQDVGLVHKRCTQTRHLSGGMQRKLSVAIAFVGGSQVVILDEPTAGVDPASRRGIWDLLIKYREGRTLILSTHHLDEAELLGDRVAVVAGGRLCCCGSPLFLRRHMGCGYYLTLVKGAPLLAAGKQGYAHLEDHVDAEQQREPGSRAGVAQLLALVRHWVSSAQLVEELPHELVLALPYGGALDGSFVKLFRELDLRLGELGLVGYGISDTSLEEIFLKVAQDCAVDTDPGKGAADGSHMLYPCLGIAHQDATPRLTVLPEAPALENGEPAGSAPETQALQGSGLDATGRAQGWALTYQQLRALLLKRFLLARRNCRGLFAQIVLPALFVGLALVFSLIVPPFGYYPALRLSPSMYGAQVSFFSDDAPGDPERAYLLEMLLEEAGLGEPHPQNSSNRAHEGTRPATCRFSVPEVPADVARVLASGNWTPESSSPACQCSRPGARRLLPNCPTAAGGPPPPQALTGSGEVVQNLTGRNLSDFLVKTYPRLVHQGLKTKKWVDEVRYGGFSLGGRDSPLPSGSEVGRSVEQLRALLSPQPGGALDRLLNNLTAWAHGLDAQDSLKIWFNNKGWHAMVAFVNRANNALLHACLPPGPAHRAHSITTLNHPLNLTKEQLSEAKLLASSVDVLISICVVFAMSFVPASFTLILIEERVTGAKHLQFMGGLSPTLYWLSNFLWDMCHYLLPACIVVLTFLAFQQRAYVAPANLPALLLLLLLYGWSITPLMYPASFLFSVPSTAYVVLTCINLFIGINGSMATFVLELFSDQKLKEVSRILKQVFLIFPHFCLGRGLIDMVRNQAMADAFERLGERQFQSPLCWEVVGKNLLAMVVQGPLFLLFTLLLQYRNRLLPQPKLRPLPPLGEEEEDVARERQRVVQGATQGDVLVLRDLTKVYHEQRTPAVDRLCLGIPPGECFGLLGVNGAGKTSTFRMVTGDMLPSGGEVVLAGHSVAREPAAAHRCMGYCPQSDAIFHLLTGCEHLELFARLRGVPEDQVAQTASSGLARLGLRQFADRLAGTYSGGNKRKLATAMALVGDPEVVFLDEPTTGMDPGARRFLWNSLLAVVRAGGSVVLTSHSMEECEALCTRLAVVVNGRFRCLGSPQRLKGRFGAGHTLTLRVPAAQPEPAAAFVAAAFPGAELREAHGGRLRFQLPPGGRCALARVFGELAAHGAEHGVEDFSVSQTTLEEVFLYFCKDQGKEEQEAGVEADPVSGPQRPRLIAHFLDDPSTAESVL, from the exons ATGGCCTTCCGGACGCAGCTAATGCTGCTGCTTTGGAAGAATTTCCTGTATCGCAGGAGACAGCCG GTCCAGCTTTTGGTGGAACTGCTGTggcctctctttctcttcttcatccTGGTGGCGGTTCGCCATTCCCACCCACCACTGGAGCAGCATGAAT GCCACTTCCCCAACAAGCCTCTGCCCTCGGCGGGCACCGTACCTTGGCTACAGGGTCTCATCTGCAACATGAACAACACCTGCTTCCCACACCCCACCCCCGGCGAGGAGCCTGGGGTGCTCAGCAACTTCAACGGCTCCCT GGTCTCCCGGCTCCTGGCAGATGCCCGCACTATCCTGGGGGGCCCCAGTGCCCACAGGATGCTGACCAGCCTTGGAAAGCTGATGCCCACGCTGAGGGCTGCCCAGGGAGCAG CCTGGCCTCAGCCTAGCGACCAGCCACAGGAGGGACCACCCCTGGCTACCGAGGTGCTGGGGACTGTGCTTCAAGGG GAATCCCTGGGGTCTGTGTCGGGCCAAGTCCAGGAGTCCATGGGCAGCTTTGTGGAGGCTGCCAAGGACCTGGCCCAGGAG CTCCTGGCACTACCCAGCCTGGCAGAGCTGCGGGCACTGCTGCAGAGACCCCGAGGGACAGGGAGCCCCCTGGAGGCTGTGTCAGAAGTCCTCTGCAGTGCCACGGGGCCCAGTGTCCCTGGGGGTCTCTCCTTCAGCTGGTATGAGGCCAGCGAACTGAAGGAGCTGGTGGGGCAGGAGCTGGAGCCAGCCCTACCCAACAGGGGCCTCA GCCCTGCCTGCACTGAGCTGATGGGGGCCCTGGACACCCATCCAATGTCCCGCCTGCTCTGGAGGCGCCTGAAGCCGCTGGTCCTTGGGAAATTGCTGTTTGCACCGGACACACCATTCACTCGGCAGCTCATGGCCAAG GTGAACCAGACCTTCCAAGAGCTGGCTCTGTTGAAGGACATACAGGAGGTGTGGGAAGTGTTGGGACCTCAGCTCTTCACCTTCATGAATAACAGTGCAAATGTGGCCAGGCTGCAG AGGCTCCTGCAAATTCAGGTCAAAGGAAGGAGGCGGCCGGGGCCCAGAGGCCAGGACTGGACCCAGGCCCTTCAAGCCTTTCTGGACCCCCTCGGAAGCGACTACAGCTGGCAGAAGGCCCACGCTGAAGTGGGGCACCTGGTGGGCATGCTGGGCCGTGTAATGGAG TGCGTGAACCTGGACAAGCTGGAGGCAGCGCCCTCCGAGGCGGCCCTGGTGGCGCGCGCGCTGGAGCTGCTCGCTGAGCGCCGCTTCTGGGCCGGCGTCGTTGTCCTGGGGCCTGCGGACGCCGCGGACCCCTCACACTTCCTAGAACCTGGCCACGTTCGCATCAAGATCCGCATGGACATCGATGACGTCACGAGAACCAATAAGATCAGGGACAG GTTCTGGGACCCCGGCCCGGCCGCTGATCCCCTGACGGACCTGCGGTACGTGTGGGGTGGCTTCGTGTACCTGCAGGACCTGCTGGAGCGCGCGGCCGTGCACGTGCTCAGCGGCTCCACGCCGCGCGCCGCCCTCTACCTGCAGCAGATGCCCTACCCGTGCTACGTGGACGACGC GTTCCTGCGCGTGCTGAGCCGGTCGCTGCCGCTCTTCCTGACGCTGGCCTGGATCTACTCGGTGGCGCTGACGGTGAAGGCCGTGGTGCGCGAGAAGGAGACGCGGCTGCGCTGCACCATGCGTGCCATGGGGCTCAGCGGCCTGGTGCTGTGGGTCAGCTGGTTCCTCAGTTGCCTGGGGCCCTTCTTCCTTAGCACCGTGCTGCTCGTTCTGGTGCTCAAG CTCGGGGACATCCTTCCCTACAGCCACCCGGTCGTGCTCTTCGTGTTCTTGGCGGCTTTCGCTGTGGCCACGGTGGCACAGAGCTTCCTACTGAGTGCCTTCTTCTCCCGTGCCAACCTGGCGGCTGCCTGCGGGGGCCTTGCCTACTTTGTGCTCTATCTGCCCTACGTACTTTgtgtggcctggcgggaccagCTGCCTGTGGGTGGCCGCGTGGCCGTG AGCCTGCTGTCCCCCGTGGCCTTCGGCTTCGGCTGCGAGAGCCTGGCGCTGCTGGAGGAGCAGGGCGAGGGCGCACAGTGGTACAACATGGGCACCGGGCCTGCGGCCGACGTCTTCAGCCTGGCCCAGGTCTCAGGCCTTCTGCTGCTCGATGCCGTGCTCTACGGCCTGGCCACTTGGTACCTGGAGGCCGTGTGCCCAG GCCAGTACGGTATCCCTGAACCGTGGGATTTTCCCTTTCGGAGGAGCTACTGGTTCGGGCCTCAGCCGCCCAAGTATcctgccccaccccctgccccgcaGGACCCAGAGG TGTTGGTGGAGGGGGCCCCTCCCGGCCTGATTCCTGGGGTGTCCGTGCGGGGCCTGGAAAAGCACTTCCCCAGCAACCCACAACCAGCCCTGCGCGGGCTCAGCCTGGACTTCTACCAGGGCCAGATCACTGCCTTCCTGGGCCACAACGGGGCTGGCAAGACCACCACATT GTCCATCCTGAGCGGCCTCTTCCCCCCAACTGGGGGCTCTGCGTACATCCTGGGCCACGATGTCCAGTCCAGCATGGCGGCCATCCGGCCTCACCTGGGCATCTGCCCACAGTACAATGTGCTGTTTGACAT GCTGACTGTGGACGAGCATGTGTGGTTCTACGGGAGGCTGAAGGGTCTGAGTGCCGCAGCTGTGGGCCCTGAGCAGGACCGGCTTCTGCAGGACGTGGGGCTCGTCCACAAGCGCTGTACACAGACGCGCCACCTCTCTG GTGGCATGCAGCGGAAGCTTTCTGTGGCCATTGCCTTTGTGGGGGGCTCCCAGGTGGTTATCCTGGATGAGCCAACAGCTGGTGTGGACCCCGCTTCCCGCCGTGGCATTTGGGATCTCCTGATCAAATACCGGGAAG GTCGCACCCTGATCCTCTCCACCCACCACCTGGATGAGGCGGAGCTGCTGGGAGACCGGGTGGCAGTGGTGGCAGGTGGCCGCTTGTGCTGTTGCGGCTCCCCGCTCTTCCTGCGTCGCCACATGGGCTGTGGGTACTATCTGACCCTGGTGAAGGGTGCCCCACTCCTGGCTGCCGGCAAGCAG GGATACGCTCACTTGGAGGACCATGTGGATGCcgagcagcagagagagccagGCAGCAGAGCTG GTGTGGCCCAGCTGCTGGCCCTGGTGAGGCACTGGGTGTCCAGTGCCCAGCTGGTTGAGGAGCTGCCCCACGAGCTGGTGCTGGCACTGCCCTACGGGGGCGCCCTGGATGGCAGCTTCGTCAAGCTCTTCCGTGAGCTGGACCTGCGCCTGGGGGAGCTGGGGCTAGTGGGCTACGGCATCTCTGACACCAGCCTGGAGGAG ATCTTCCTGAAGGTGGCCCAGGACTGTGCTGTGGACACAGACCCAGGGAAGGGAGCTGCAG ACGGTAGCCACATGCTGTACCCATGCTTAGGAATTGCTCACCAAGATGCGACCCCACGGCTCACAGTCCTGCCAGAGGCGCCAGCCCTGGAGAATGGGGAGCCCG CTGGGTCTGCCCCAGAGACACaggccctgcagggctctgggctggacGCCACAGGCCGGGCGCAGGGCTGGGCGCTGACGTACCAACAGCTCCGGGCCCTGCTTCTCAAGCGCTTTCTGCTTGCCCGCCGCAACTGCCGGGGCCTATTTGCACAG ATCGTGCTGCCTGCCCTCTTTGTGGGCCTGGCACTGGTGTTCAGCCTCATTGTGCCGCCCTTTGGGTACTACCCGGCTCTGCGGCTCAGCCCCAGCATGTATGGTGCCCAGGTGTCCTTCTTCAG TGATGATGCCCCGGGGGACCCCGAACGTGCCTACCTGCTGGAGATGCTGCTGGAGGAGGCAGGACTGGGGGAGCCTCACCCACAGAATAGCTCCAACAG GGCACATGAGGGCACACGGCCCGCCACCTGCCGGTTCTCAGTGCCCGAGGTTCCTGCAGATGTGGCCCGGGTCTTGGCCAGTGGCAACTGGACCCCGGAGTCTTCGTCCCCAGCCTGCCAGTGCAGCCGGCCGGGTGCCCGGCGCCTGCTGCCCAACTGCCCCACTGCGGCTGGTGGTCCCCCGCCACCCCAGGCGCTGACTGGCTCCGGGGAGGTGGTGCAGAATCTAACAGGCCGGAACCTGTCTGACTTCCTGGTCAAGACCTACCCGCGTCTGGTGCACCAGGG CCTGAAGACCAAGAAGTGGGTGGACGAGGTCAG GTATGGGGGCTTCTCCCTGGGGGGCCGAGACTCACCCCTGCCCTCGGGGAGCGAGGTGGGCCGCTCTGTGGAGCAGCTACGGGCACTGCTGAGCCCACAGCCTGGTGGGGCCCTCGACCGCCTCCTGAACAACCTCACAGCGTGGGCCCACGGCCTGGACGCTCAGGACAGCCTCAAG ATTTGGTTCAACAACAAGGGCTGGCATGCCATGGTGGCCTTCGTCAATCGGGCCAACAACGCACTCCTACACGCCTGCCTGCCCCCAGGCCCCGCCCACCGTGCCCACAGCATCACCACACTCAACCATCCCCTGAACCTCACCAAGGAGCAGCTGTCTGAGGCCAAGCT GTTGGCCTCTTCAGTGGACGTGCTCATCTCCATCTGCGTGGTCTTCGCAATGTCCTTTGTCCCAGCCAGCTTCACCCTCATCCTCATTGAGGAGCGCGTCACTGGGGCCAAACACCTGCAGTTCATGGGGGGCCTGTCCCCCACTCTCTACTGGCTCAGCAACTTTCTCTGGGACATG TGTCACTACTTGCTGCCAGCGTGCATCGTGGTGCTCACTTTCCTGGCCTTCCAGCAGAGGGCATACGTGGCCCCTGCCAACCTGCCCGCCCTGTTGCTCCTGCTTCTGCTGTATGG GTGGTCTATCACGCCACTCATGTATCcagcctccttcctcttctccgTGCCCAGCACTGCCTATGTGGTGCTCACCTGCATCAACCTCTTTATTGGCATCAACGGCAGCATGGCCACCTTCGTGCTTGAGCTCTTCTCTGATCAG AAGCTGAAGGAGGTGAGCCGGATCCTAAAACAGGTCTTCCTTATCTTCCCTCACTTCTGCCTGGGCCGGGGGCTCATCGACATGGTGCGGAACCAGGCCATGGCTGATGCCTTTGAGCGCTTGG GAGAAAGACAGTTCCAATCTCCCCTGTGCTGGGAGGTGGTTGGCAAGAACCTCTTGGCCATGGTGGTACAGGGGcctcttttcctcctcttcaCGCTCCTGCTGCAGTACCGTAACCGCCTCCTGCCGCA ACCCAAGCTGAGGCCACTGCCCCCgctgggggaagaggaggaggatgtgGCCCGTGAGCGGCAACGGGTGGTCCAAGGGGCCACCCAGGGGGATGTGTTGGTGCTGAGGGATCTGACCAAG GTTTACCATGAGCAGAGGACACCAGCTGTTGACCGCTTGTGCCTGGGGATCCCCCCTGGTGAG TGTTTCGGGCTGCTGGGCGTGAATGGAGCAGGGAAGACATCCACATTTCGTATGGTGACCGGGGACATGCTGCCCAGTGGGGGCGAGGTGGTGCTGGCAGGCCACAG TGTGGCCCGGGAACCGGCCGCTGCACACCGCTGCATGGGCTACTGCCCTCAGTCGGATGCCATTTTCCACCTGCTGACTGGTTGTGAGCACCTGGAGCTGTTCGCGCGCCTGCGTGGTGTCCCGGAGGACCAGGTGGCCCAG ACCGCGAGCTCGGGCCTGGCGCGCCTGGGGCTCCGGCAGTTCGCGGACCGGCTCGCGGGCACCTACAGCGGCGGCAACAAGCGGAAGCTGGCGACAGCCATGGCGCTGGTGGGGGACCCGGAGGTGGTCTTTCTG GACGAGCCGACCACAGGCATGGACCCGGGCGCACGGCGTTTTCTCTGGAACAGCCTCCTGGCCGTGGTGCGGGCGGGCGGCTCCGTGGTGCTCACCTCGCACAG CATGGAGGAGTGTGAGGCGCTCTGCACGCGCCTGGCCGTCGTGGTGAACGGCCGGTTCCGCTGCCTGGGCAGCCCGCAGCGCCTCAAGGGCAG GTTTGGGGCTGGACACACGCTGACCCTGCGGGTGCCCGCGGCGCAGCCCGAGCCGGCGGCGGCCTTCGTGGCGGCGGCGTTCCCAGGCGCTGAGCTGCGGGAGGCGCACGGCGGCCGCCTGCGCTTCCAACTGCCTCCAGGAGGGCGCTGCGCCTTGGCGCGCGTCTTCGGAGAGCTGGCGGCGCACGGGGCGGAGCACGGCGTGGAGGACTTCTCCGTGAGCCAGACCACGCTGGAGGAG GTGTTCCTGTATTTCTGTAAAGACCAGgggaaggaggagcaggaggcCGGAGTGGAGGCAGACCCTGTTTCGGGCCCGCAGCGCCCCCGCCTTATCGCTCACTTCCTGGACGACCCCAGCACCGCCGAGTCGGTGCTCTGA